A region of the Vicugna pacos unplaced genomic scaffold, VicPac4 scaffold_19, whole genome shotgun sequence genome:
cataaacttcttctacccatgaatatatctgggaacctatattttcatctctccagagcctggcccatgggaagtcctcattATTTGTTGGGCTTGtcaatgatgagattctatacatcgttagttgcaactgtagcctttcacagaagagaaaattaacctcagtgaagccaagtgactctctgattgtcagaaagagtgacagacagtgctggagtgatccagtggacttggtgcttgcaaccagaattctccaccacctacagctaaggggattagagtgttcttttattttttcttaatgacgttgcttttatttttacttattttttaaaattattttttattgaagtgtagtcaatttacaatgtttcagatgtacagcagagattcagttataaacatatgcatatgtatatatatttgttttagattgtttttagtagaactcattacaagaaattgaatatagttccctgtgctatatagtagatgcttgtcatttattttatatttattaatgtgtatctgttaatcccccctttcctgcctgcttaccacagtttgctttctatgtccatgagtccatttctaggagcaacATTTTTCCTAGTATTATATGCTCCTTGGCTGCtatcagtttcagtaattccatcttatctgtgggcgctatTCTTCTGGTGGCGTTTATGTGGTTTCACACGTGGTAAAaaaagatctgtatttgggagaactccaggcctcgtgtagtccctggtacagagcgcccactgagctgatgcttgaactggggaacaaacatagtaaactttggaatttccactatggttgaggcTTCCAGGTTtccataacctgtttagcccaccttaatgttggctgcacccatactgggtaatttggtggaacttcatggtatggtggtgtagagacggggccttgtatacTTCTTCCCTTtccgttttctaacactcattctcctgggcctcccaggtactcccccagaagggcccagggctggcttggtgctgctctgaggcaatatttattaataaggccctttcttcatctgttctgagcctccgtttcttcctCTGCACAATAAGGGCttggactagataagtgcttttcagtttgttttaaagccatgtttcctttgagaaacagaaaatgcaaatctctcctcccatcgcaaccctttagattttgacacatcCTCCaaagagtgacatagctctttgtggaaaactgaagtGATTGTGATTctaggtggcacagaaaagactcttcagagatttattgcagggagagggcaggaaaggggcagtatgtcacactttctagtgtgagcactggagcaggggcatgGATTTAAGTACAgagtctgacgtggcctctctctaatcttgtacaatgtgacaaatttctctacctcagtttcttgatgtgtcaagttggggtgataatattttagggctttcgtgaaacattatacacagaattcatttctgtctctgtagaaacaagacctgctagggattcagggatttgtttaaaaaagaaaaaccttgtcCATAGCAGTctgtcggtgtgtattttgaatttcctggagggtgagggctgaGTCTGAATTCCATCGTGGGGCAGGTGTCCCATAGTTCTCTgcgccccagattgccccctcctccccagtcctcttcctcagtccaggatgaatttCCCTAGTAAATTTACACAgaagtcttgtggaaatggcttttcattttattgtttcacctagAAGGGCTGCCTTAATGATCTGTGTTGTCAGGTATTGAAGGACTGCCATCATGATGTCTGGTCAGGttaaggctatgcaattgggagtttctatttaataaaaaaaattacaaatagaaaattagaacaagggtggtgacaggggctcttggaagtgggcaccattagctttcttagcttcaggtgcgGTGGCCTCCTGCCACGACAACCCATCTTCTTGCTCTGAAGtttgagggaccagtgggttcagtgggaatgttaactgagagtatctcatgggctgggcattgtcctatttgtactgtgtgttccttatttgagacagtgagctcacttaacctcaataagctcattaaaaaattagacttttttttgagatataatgtagattcccatgtagttagtTGTAAGAGACAGTATGGAGacggcctatggactctttgcccagttttccttaatggttccatcttgcaaagttggggtacaattcatactgactcactaacaattttaagtttgtgttattgccctcatttctattcacgattaaactggggcttagagaatcacAGAGGCCTGCCcatgtcacccacatggttagtgtagagacgggtggaatgtgggcttgggatttccaggcagtaccaatatgatggtctgtggcagggagcagcattcactttgcttgtttagtcattcattcaacagacatttattgagtaacctctgtgggtcagatgctttcatagggttatctgattcttcaacaGTATGGTGaaacaggtaatgttttctttttttaatctgagaaaattagctctgagacgtTATAaacccccaaaggaaatatagctcataaaggagcaatagtaaatttgtacattccaccctttttatgcaggtgttaccctaggcattttacatttgcaaacatccgtaatccagatatattcttgtaaggcaaggattttgtttttaattgaattatagtcaagtgtacaaggttgtgtcaattgcaagatttttttaaattttgaattaaaaatattttttgaggaaggtaattaagtttatttatttgtttcattatttaaaataaggtactggggtttgacccCAGGATCTTGTACATGATAAgctcgtgctctaccactgaactgtacagccctccccaaggcaagtttcctcatccattattctgcagcttaggagttcaaataaattggatagaaatccagatcttttgatcctactgtggtccttttctttatattctgctgaagggggttagggaaagcagttcctttgttcatttttttattcagcatttttgtgcAGTGACTTCGCTTCAGgaccttgctaggtgcttggaaacagaaatcaagaaatgacccttctctgcaggggcaggaagcctagaccaaaagctgggtaatgtgatccgagctacagtagccatgtgcagactctgaggacaaactgtacccccggatttgctttggcttcccttgccttctggctggtacacaccagatcACTGCATCCCAAATgcgcccgcagcccacagcacagtatgtacctcgatctcctctcccctctccgcagggcctgcaacatgagcatccctgactacgtgcagtgtgctgaggactatgagactcttcccgttgtggtccaacccgtggggatcatctcagaggagaatttcttttgcatctataagcgaaccTCCTCGGTGAGCCAGATTAGCCCGTGCGGCttccagtgggcactctgtatccactacaggcaccaatATGCGCCCGAGAGTGGGTGGAGCAGCTTCAAGAGCCACCGCAAGTTCGTGGGccctgtcaccattaccgacttcctctctgccaaggccttctagaagctccatgtgcagaggagctgtatggcaccgcgcttaatgactctcagctctttgtctttgtgctgcatggggtgGTAGCCGAGCCGCCGGGCAGCGACGTGTCCTttaatctacgaggactgcagggtggtggagaagaggattgaggacttcactgagtcattcttcatcttgcccatgtccaagtggctggatgcagCCCCCaacaattctggggacaagatcgcCCTCCgttgcatcccgtttgagaaggaggacatcatgtgactggacacagacagcaggtaagtttccctggaggccagtccaccctggctgtgttccgggtttcttccctacatccagaaagggatcagcaaggaagaggactGTGTTGTAGCTAAGGTGGAGGGAGGTGAaacccgccggtttacagacatttaaaagtgaatctgcctctgtttcagagagatccttttagggttaatgtggacacttcctcccgcttttcagccagaaccatggtgggaccccttgagtcactgtccaatagagtagccacagccactgatgctaggagcactggggaggaggctggtctgtgttgagatgtgctgtaggtcaaatacaTATTAGACGCTGAGGTTTGTCtagtaaaagaatataaactatcttgttacttcctatattgattacatgtcaaaatgatagtattttacatgcagtagattaagtaagatctgttcttaaaattagtttctagtatttgtttttgtttgttagtttgtttctttgtttaccgttttaaatgtggcaactgggaaactttctttacatggctctcatttcatttctgttgggcagcctgacctgagacagtctcatccctttgtttatagatgagatgctgaatcccgagaggcagaacgaggcgctggttgagctggggctggagccggtgtctcctgccttccaggcccagcacctattcggctcaggccctctcttcctgcccgacagccagcatgccatgttaggacatcagaaacaccgccaaggacttccgaatgaactccttatgcagggaaaagcGTATCACGGAGTATGGGAAAGAGCAgataaatgttcattctcaccttgtccctgtgattaagtcaagggccccactttgcctcgaaagtgcagacgagctcttctgagctgcctacccccccaacttcttctctgtttccccgtgtatctatcgtgctgtccctcgtgCAGAGGatggtgagatgcctttgccgagaggtggtccctgtttgctggggagagtgagggaatctGTGTCGTCCTGGCCTGTGGACTTGGGccatgagtctggagagcgctcatggtggtcccacaggtgtcggtcggaggacctggcacgtgctgccgggcccgctgtggggaggtgctctgtgattcttgaactttactaatctcagattctactttctggttgttggtaagttggaggagaagatgccagagaattaataaaaagaatgtccagaccagccctgtgagttatAGGAACAGGGGACCCAAGTCCCACCTGTGTGAGGTgcctagcgggctctggatgaaatTTGTGTTCCTCCTgaacatacctctatggcttaaggaaggggcaagtaaTGTCGTGGCCATGAACTGTACTTGTCCCacggggccctgtgatctacatgcccgcactccccttctgctccttggagatgaagtgtcaggtttaggagcctGGACACTGTTgtgggcatagctgccagcactgtgctcCACCGAGGCTGGCTCCATTCACCTCACATGTCAccacctgctgagcccccaggcgtcagtcaaggtaggtgcatcggtgcaacgtaagcagggaccaccttctcaccctgcacagactggtgggtgagcagtggaagcctggagccctgccccacccccaggccagtgcctcttttgtcataggaggcactggtgacatttttctcACCaattgcttggctctgagtctgcagagccaccagagaatgccagcttgtttttgccttttgaagttttCCCTTGGGATTTgacggagtagctggatgtgtgcttagcccatagtgtaagacactgtcaccattgtttacccagaacctcgtgtaccagccaTGGCTCTCGGCatgaaaatacagcagcgcattaaacctccctcctggtgggtctgtcggttctggtaccataagggctcagccagcatctgaacgtcagtgagatatcgcggccagtgagctagggtcaagcacgttctcttccagtcacttttactccattgttgcttttactattccacagtcattaatgttttaaacaatgctttggtgcaggagcagagcctaattctctcctgctactcttgttggaagtgagtaaaattgtccagcctgaaatgcgaccacagtttatagctcaaaagcttcctagacgcatgtaggtggagttttggttaggggcgctgaccacattGGGGTACCCTGGCAgcgtcgctcccctcaggcccctgtcttccctggatcaggaggtgagggtggttctCACCGTTCccacgtccctggcctcacacactcacgtaaattcttgtacgtgctgtcaaaatcatttttgttcttgtgtttttctaattttctcttgttcctcttttcctttttctttattcctttttctcttgtactgccacgTTAGCATCttgttgcgtctgaaaatgtgggctgtgcacaccctgaatttgaaatagccagatcgccctccgtactgtctccatcgctttaaaaaccaaaaacttaacagctgccttgttccctgtattatcctagtcatcttttttatttctaattttttggaatatttgctttgttactacatcacccactggtgtttgatacctgttaaaatccgtgctttgaggaacctgtttggtcctccttatatttggtgacaaatatgcctttattaaatttgtttgattgttttgaagaagtaagatgcgaattgatttgggctgctgctgagggattattttcatggaatatttaaccttgtaaagtcaaattctgcaggatctttctcgattcctgcttttacacaaacgtgctcggcacgccgTTCTTGGCTGTCACTGTGTGacatgcgtgacggcgcttcctgaccggcagtcactggtgagaaagtggcctgctctggggtgagctgctgcaggggacgctgttggaggaaacaTTCAccgttttgtgttgttttgttttgttttgtttttgcattcaaattcccagtgccatttactttgctttgccttcataaaggggcagaagtgggtcttaaatccatgccactcttttgttccctttacgaggctggtttttctgaataTCAGGataacatggccttctcctcagtaactggctcacctggatctcgtggacacagggaccgctaaaggggaccgtaacTTCCTGTCTGCTTCAGCTATAGTGGACATTCAGaaccgggtctgtggtttgcctcagcagccgtgcaggcctccctgccgcGGCCTTTACTTGTAACCCATGGTGGCAGAaaatagctgactccgtgtctgttgcagctgacgtccaccactgtcgGCCTTGTCGTaggtttgcggtagtgagtctccgaCACCTCAGTCagccgtgaaggaagatgctttggccgacctaggaccttggattctcacccccaccctggttcatctcactcggtggaagggtttggctaCCACCATCATGTTGACCATGAGGCCATGTttgtcctttcatgctctggtccaaatgtggacactacatttttcactgaatttgtctcgattgagacaggccagaatatctgaatgagtccatcacattctgggtggggaacagaactgaaataagtgtcgcaagtaggagtctaggctgtccggcttggcaaatgcaggctgggatttgTGATGGCCGAGCTGTGCCCTGGAAgaaggcctttcccgtggctcccgagagcccagatgtcggagtgagaacagccttgcctgggatcctccatcctcatctgctcactggcaagtgtgtctgctaattaggagctcccccagacctcgggcccttcaaagttcagaccacgggagtaatttgagtcccttctcctgggcctccattgtgagaatccagtgccttctgaggtgacccgtgccagaagatgcctccccctccagggagcaccctacagagtactgtgactcagtgcaccatgctgtgagcttgtggggttacaGCCATGgtgcctgcagaaccagacttgagatgggcttagcgacagaaataataGGACTGATTCCGGGGCAGGGATTgttggagggaacagtggaaattgaatgtgacctcaaacacataggtgggtgctggggctgttactaaaatggggagcctgggaggtacctgccaggaatcgaattccagagtaaatagtggacatgaggcatttttaagatgccatttgtcatccaagttaggacttcaaagaggcactcgggtatgtgaccctggggctcacctgaaggagccggactatagatacacgttgggagtcgtcagtcttagctggtgttcacagccttgcatgtgaattagatcatctcgagaggtgcagacaTTGGctggggggggcagggctgtgcctggtttggaggaaagcccagaccatgcagctttggtgtgtcagtcagcggcgtttgggatttttcgaataatgccatttatccttaaggggccgggcggtgtgcagggccagccaggaagaaatctgaagggagggtcgtagccacgtgtgtgtcttgggaagatgcagagtctgcagggtgccGGAGGGTAGAATTTTTTGAAGCTTGAGTTGGagtgggaagtggggagaaggtagtcacactcacctgtgagggagggagggagggaggcctggggagtccccaacctaccggactcactttcccatgaacagaaggcaatcatacagagtatctgaggtgagaaaggatgggcgctggaaggggagccaacctggagaatggtgtttggacagttctggaatagtctccctgcaaaatagagttaaaaatacccagactcttaagaacattgatagtgacttgggaggaggcagttgtttctctggcctcctaagggtaaggcatgtatccggggatacacagatgatatgggcagtctgttcctggggcttgatccttactgggggaacagtgcatgtttaaagggggagaagggcagcggagggaaactagccaggcccaaTCTCAGGTACTAGTCGGCCGACCTACTTGCATGTTGCATTCACACCCATGCCTCCCAGGttggcggtggcagcccccttttgcagattgggaagccttctcagaggggttaaggaattggttcctttagcggctagtaaatgctgtagcaggattcaagcagggccttgtcagacttcaagagcatgttctctctactgtttccagtacttccctgttatacctggaatggtgaagtgggtcagttttggagactttcagaaaaagtatgatttaagtgcctcaggactgtttcacaaaactcagcgttctttgatggttctgaagcaccgcagtgcttttcgccccacagttGTTAAATCTTACTCCTTTGTTGATTACATGATTACAAATGACgtgcaggtgcaaaaccacacttagcagcttctgaagggaaactctccagttctcccttgatcggctatcttccgcgggatgtaactgtgctgcagcgtaggcctgagctttacttatggagtgagggtttgatatccaaagttagcataaaacggtcagatgaagaaaatcgacgttgacaaattatttttgggtttcattagtcaaggtaTACTATCAGTCAATGgcccatataacaaatgaaattgagtacacaacattgcatttcttactttctatttagagttctcttacagaataaggttgtctgctttgtaacatcagctccaccaccacggcacctatcagtgtgtaggTGTGATTGCATGTACACCGTGAATATAAtatgggcttcctcagcctcagacACTCCAGTGCATAATCatgggctgtagccatctcttagtcacgcaaatacttctaaaattataggatgccagaaatgaaagaagagagagagagagtttgcctttatcaaaattcctttcagttctaactgcaaactgtttttgagcagctctggtttcctttggatatgaatatatacatttttttgcatgtaatctgggctttggactagaacaccaagctcttgctgtccacaagccacaaaaatagtagccaaattgcacacgtgtgaaatggtttatacttttttctgagaaagtatccttgaatttgggacttggactgtgatttttgatttttgcttcccccacccctcttttaATTTCTCACtctttcccacgtggcccccaagatttcgtggtctcaaaggagtgggcaaacaaccagttggtcaccatgtactgctgctatagatggagcccagcgaagacctaaaggacattatctgaGAGGACTTCCTTGAAGAAATGGgccctacattcagttgtgaggacagagtaagtgtcagccaggagaaagagtcaagaatgtggctcaggtggcaggtgcagcccgggcagaggcctggaggctttttgtgtggggacccgtggagagtgccctgtgtgatccagggtggagggtgcccctgctggggaggacactggagagtgtatggagtggagggctttggaagaggttgggttttactagaactgacacagtaggcagtgaagagcGTCATCAGTAAGTGACcgtcaggaaaggtacttctggttttgcttctgatattctacagacagaagggtcgggacgagagagagcaggtatgtctgtccctttgagacccatcccatc
Encoded here:
- the LOC140693135 gene encoding trafficking protein particle complex subunit 9-like; the protein is MSIPDYVQCAEDYETLPVVVQPVGIISEENFFCIYKRTSSVSQISPCGFQWALCIHYRHQYAPESGWSSFKSHRKFVGPVTITDFLSAKAF